From Pseudomonas alcaligenes, a single genomic window includes:
- the ada gene encoding bifunctional DNA-binding transcriptional regulator/O6-methylguanine-DNA methyltransferase Ada, with the protein MLDLDRCWQAVCTRDATQDGHFVFAVHSTGIFCRPSCPARRPKRANVSFHGDAASAAAAGFRPCKRCSPQGQSPAEQLDALVIAACRLLEDSEQNLTLEQLAARIGLSASHLARAFKVRTGLTPRAWVAVRRRERLDAGLGQADSVLQAALDAGYSGTRALYEQPAALSPAQRRQRGAGETLRYAIAPFPLGFLLLAASPRGACALLFGDDATSLLAELRERFAAAELQHDQAGLQDWLSEVLTQIAEPARAAHLPLDMRGTAFQQQVWQALRAIPPGQTRRYGELAAQLGSHARAVARACASNPLGLLVPCHRVIGASGALTGYRWGVARKQALLESEAEPTS; encoded by the coding sequence ATGCTTGACCTCGACCGCTGCTGGCAAGCCGTCTGCACGCGTGACGCCACGCAGGACGGCCACTTTGTCTTCGCCGTGCACAGCACCGGCATCTTCTGCCGGCCGAGCTGCCCGGCGCGGCGGCCGAAGCGCGCCAACGTCAGCTTCCATGGCGATGCGGCCAGCGCCGCGGCCGCCGGTTTCCGCCCGTGCAAGCGCTGCTCGCCACAGGGGCAGAGCCCGGCCGAGCAGCTCGATGCCCTGGTGATCGCCGCCTGCCGGCTGCTGGAAGACAGTGAACAGAACCTGACCCTCGAGCAGCTGGCCGCGCGCATCGGCCTGTCCGCCTCGCACCTGGCGCGCGCCTTCAAGGTACGCACCGGCCTGACCCCACGCGCCTGGGTCGCCGTCCGCCGCCGCGAGCGCCTGGACGCCGGCCTCGGGCAGGCCGACTCGGTGCTGCAGGCGGCGCTGGACGCCGGCTACTCCGGCACCCGCGCCCTGTACGAGCAGCCGGCCGCCCTGAGCCCGGCACAGCGCCGCCAGCGCGGTGCCGGCGAAACCCTGCGCTATGCCATCGCGCCCTTCCCGCTCGGCTTCCTGCTGCTCGCCGCCAGTCCGCGTGGCGCCTGCGCCCTGTTGTTCGGCGACGACGCCACGAGCCTGCTGGCGGAACTGCGGGAGCGCTTCGCCGCCGCCGAGCTGCAGCACGACCAGGCCGGCCTGCAGGACTGGCTGAGCGAGGTGCTGACGCAGATCGCCGAGCCGGCGCGGGCCGCCCACCTGCCGCTGGACATGCGCGGCACTGCCTTCCAGCAACAGGTGTGGCAGGCCCTGCGCGCCATCCCGCCGGGGCAGACGCGCCGCTATGGCGAGCTGGCCGCACAGCTCGGCAGCCACGCCCGCGCCGTGGCCCGCGCCTGCGCCAGCAATCCGCTGGGCCTGCTGGTGCCCTGCCATCGCGTGATCGGCGCCAGCGGCGCCCTCACCGGCTACCGCTGGGGCGTGGCGCGCAAGCAGGCGCTGCTCGAGAGCGAGGCGGAACCCACATCGTAG
- a CDS encoding DUF4136 domain-containing protein — MKPLLCLLLLPVLAACQTSNPYQADSRPLPPAPPGAAEHFDRSAYPSAPLDYSRYRNWVWRDGQLPAGSAWADGALLAETVGNGLDQRGLRPAQGASADLQVSAEVHLERRQYQTRDDVGSYYGNGPYGDHYGMYGSVPLVRTYEVEVAVVHIELFDGHSGLPVWSGSAETQSSSGSQSERSTALRQAVAKALDAYPPR, encoded by the coding sequence ATGAAACCACTGCTGTGCCTGCTTCTGCTGCCCGTGCTGGCCGCCTGCCAGACCAGCAATCCCTACCAGGCCGACAGTCGCCCGCTGCCGCCGGCCCCGCCCGGCGCCGCCGAGCACTTCGATCGCAGCGCCTACCCAAGCGCCCCGCTCGACTACTCGCGCTACCGCAACTGGGTCTGGCGTGACGGCCAGCTGCCCGCCGGCAGCGCCTGGGCCGATGGCGCCCTGCTGGCGGAAACCGTCGGCAACGGCCTCGACCAGCGCGGCCTGCGTCCGGCCCAGGGGGCCAGCGCCGACCTGCAGGTCAGTGCCGAAGTGCACCTGGAGCGCCGCCAGTACCAGACCCGCGACGACGTCGGCAGCTACTACGGCAACGGCCCCTACGGCGACCACTACGGCATGTACGGCAGCGTGCCACTGGTGCGCACCTACGAAGTGGAAGTGGCGGTGGTGCATATCGAGCTGTTCGACGGCCACAGCGGCCTGCCGGTATGGAGCGGCAGCGCCGAGACCCAGAGCAGCTCTGGCAGCCAGTCCGAGCGCAGCACGGCTCTGCGCCAGGCCGTCGCCAAGGCCCTCGACGCCTATCCGCCGCGCTAA
- a CDS encoding nucleotide pyrophosphohydrolase, with amino-acid sequence MNLAELTQRLHAIRDNNDWRPFHSPKNLAMAASVEMAELVEIFQWLSEEQSRQLAPAQLEHAGQEVGDIVLYLLLLCSELGIDLEQAVRAKLADNERRFQP; translated from the coding sequence ATGAACCTCGCCGAACTCACCCAACGCCTGCACGCCATTCGTGACAACAACGACTGGCGCCCCTTCCACAGCCCGAAGAACCTGGCCATGGCCGCCAGCGTGGAAATGGCCGAGCTGGTGGAAATCTTCCAGTGGCTGTCCGAAGAGCAGTCGCGCCAGCTTGCCCCGGCGCAGCTGGAGCATGCTGGCCAGGAAGTCGGCGATATCGTGCTGTACCTGCTGTTGCTGTGCAGCGAGCTGGGCATCGACCTGGAGCAGGCGGTACGCGCCAAGCTGGCCGACAACGAGAGGCGCTTCCAGCCATGA
- a CDS encoding GNAT family N-acetyltransferase: MSDQYLSHRAALESDLDSVVGFVRSADELFYAFPRAHWPLCRAQLGAAWAERQGNTLVLLDGRPAGFANFYQSQAGEFCALGNLMIAPWARGQGVAQYLIGVMEHLAAREFLARELRASCFNGNSAGLLLYTRLGYQVREVVERQRGADQRVALLHLVKSLEQS; this comes from the coding sequence ATGAGCGACCAGTACCTCAGCCACCGTGCGGCCCTGGAAAGCGACCTCGACAGCGTGGTCGGCTTCGTGCGCTCCGCCGACGAACTGTTCTACGCCTTCCCCCGTGCCCACTGGCCGCTGTGCCGGGCGCAGCTGGGCGCTGCCTGGGCCGAGCGCCAGGGCAATACCCTGGTGCTGCTCGACGGCCGCCCCGCCGGCTTCGCCAACTTCTACCAGAGCCAGGCCGGCGAGTTCTGCGCCCTGGGCAACCTGATGATCGCCCCCTGGGCCCGTGGCCAGGGCGTGGCGCAGTACCTGATCGGGGTGATGGAGCACCTCGCCGCTCGCGAGTTTCTGGCCCGCGAGCTGCGCGCCTCCTGCTTCAATGGCAACAGTGCCGGTCTGTTGCTGTACACCCGCCTCGGCTACCAGGTACGCGAAGTGGTCGAGCGCCAGCGCGGCGCGGATCAGCGCGTGGCCCTGCTGCACCTGGTCAAGTCGCTCGAGCAAAGCTGA
- a CDS encoding DUF4136 domain-containing protein: MFARLLWLPLLLGLAACQGPQVERDYDASRDFAAYRSWSWQEPALQYRPDDPRLHSDLTEQRIRQVLSEQLDQRGLRQAPAGSTGDLKVQAWLVVDQRQDQVSTSYGGGYWGGWNGYWGGPALTETRTVDYQVATLQVDLFDARDGKLVWRGSAEQSLRSPPQTPSEREAAIRQTLTRVLSQYPPQ; encoded by the coding sequence ATGTTCGCCCGCCTGTTATGGCTCCCCCTGCTGCTCGGCCTGGCTGCCTGCCAGGGCCCGCAGGTCGAGCGCGACTACGATGCCAGCCGCGACTTCGCCGCCTATCGCAGCTGGAGCTGGCAGGAGCCGGCCCTGCAATACCGCCCGGACGACCCGCGCCTGCACAGCGACCTCACCGAGCAGCGCATCCGCCAGGTACTCAGCGAGCAACTGGATCAGCGCGGCCTGCGCCAGGCTCCGGCCGGCAGCACCGGCGACCTCAAGGTGCAGGCCTGGTTGGTGGTCGACCAGCGCCAGGATCAGGTCAGCACCAGCTACGGTGGCGGCTACTGGGGCGGCTGGAATGGTTACTGGGGCGGCCCGGCCCTCACCGAAACCCGTACCGTCGACTATCAGGTCGCGACCCTGCAGGTCGACCTGTTCGACGCCCGCGACGGCAAGCTGGTGTGGCGCGGCAGCGCCGAGCAGAGCCTGCGCTCGCCGCCGCAAACGCCCAGCGAACGCGAAGCGGCGATCCGCCAGACCCTGACCCGGGTGCTCAGCCAGTATCCGCCGCAATGA
- a CDS encoding DMT family transporter, which yields MPNWWLLALPLLAGAVMPLQAGINGQLARHLSSVMAAALTSFLVGTVALIAIVAYQRDVPSLAALKGLSWWHWSGGLLGAFFIATAAFAGPRIGALLFMVLVLAGQLGMALLLDHNGWVGFREAPLTLGKAAGLLLIIGGVWLIRRG from the coding sequence ATGCCCAACTGGTGGCTCCTTGCCCTGCCGCTGCTGGCCGGCGCCGTCATGCCGCTGCAGGCCGGTATCAACGGTCAACTGGCCAGGCACCTGTCCAGCGTGATGGCGGCCGCGCTGACCTCCTTTCTGGTCGGCACCGTCGCCCTGATCGCCATCGTTGCCTACCAGCGTGACGTGCCCAGCCTCGCGGCACTCAAGGGCCTCAGCTGGTGGCACTGGAGTGGCGGCCTGCTCGGCGCATTCTTCATCGCCACCGCCGCCTTCGCCGGACCGCGCATTGGCGCCCTGCTGTTCATGGTGCTGGTACTGGCCGGCCAGCTGGGCATGGCCCTGTTGCTCGACCACAACGGCTGGGTGGGCTTTCGCGAAGCACCGCTCACCCTTGGCAAGGCCGCCGGCCTGCTGCTGATCATCGGCGGGGTGTGGCTGATCCGCCGCGGCTGA
- a CDS encoding methyltransferase domain-containing protein: MTDRHFDELATRFAEKIYGGAKGAIRLAVLQADLKEALPERPLRVLDIGAGLGHMSLWLAQRGHDVTLAEPAEPMLEGARQRFAEAGAQATFIQAPWQELLGQLNQPYDLVLCHAVLEWLAEPHAILPVLHQLCAPGGWLSLAFYNKDALIYRNLLKGHFRKLRKARFAGEGQSLTPQRPLDPRELAAQLAGHWTVESQSGVRVFHDYMPGEFQAKAELADLLEMELAHRRHPTFAGLGRYLHWVCRPL, encoded by the coding sequence ATGACCGATCGCCATTTCGATGAGCTGGCTACGCGTTTCGCCGAGAAGATCTACGGCGGCGCCAAGGGCGCGATCCGCCTGGCCGTGCTCCAGGCCGACCTCAAGGAAGCCCTGCCGGAACGCCCGCTGCGGGTGCTGGATATCGGCGCCGGCCTCGGCCACATGAGCCTGTGGCTGGCCCAGCGCGGCCACGACGTGACCCTCGCCGAGCCAGCCGAGCCGATGCTCGAAGGCGCCCGCCAGCGCTTCGCCGAAGCCGGCGCGCAGGCAACCTTTATCCAGGCCCCCTGGCAGGAACTGCTCGGCCAGCTCAACCAGCCCTACGACCTGGTGCTGTGCCACGCGGTGCTCGAATGGCTGGCCGAGCCGCATGCCATCCTGCCGGTGCTGCACCAGCTCTGCGCCCCCGGCGGCTGGCTGTCGCTGGCCTTCTACAACAAGGACGCGCTGATCTACCGCAACCTGCTCAAGGGCCACTTCCGCAAGCTGCGCAAGGCGCGCTTCGCCGGCGAAGGGCAGAGCCTGACCCCGCAGCGCCCGCTCGACCCGCGCGAGCTGGCGGCGCAACTCGCCGGGCACTGGACGGTCGAAAGCCAGAGCGGCGTACGGGTGTTCCACGACTACATGCCCGGCGAGTTCCAGGCCAAGGCCGAGCTCGCCGACCTGCTGGAAATGGAGCTGGCGCACCGCCGCCACCCGACTTTCGCCGGTCTCGGGCGCTACCTGCACTGGGTCTGCCGGCCGCTCTAG
- a CDS encoding GGDEF domain-containing protein, whose amino-acid sequence MTDSELPRQATTFALWREAQDTRVRTRLGGIYYLLAWLLTWGFSTTPAAMPILGSLASAFFALMLALRWLHRPPIQQTNACLQSWIDRHWGLIFITSLGWGLAHAWALYRPEFAPSRLIATLSTVAFSTAMAFNFSMRKGRCIAAILLLYLPGLLALSQLGDSQHALLVTLAFYLSYLLLALNRSHREYRATLALEQQLLEQRERFDQLSRTDSLTQLGNRLQFNNLFPALIARAQRQGSPLSLVLLDIDFFKRINDEHGHALGDACLNAFAQRMRRIFRRDSDALLRLGGEEFGVLMADTPLAQAQELAEQFRLDLAEHGLEIDGQHHPLTTSLGLGCFDASRDASPEAFFKRVDDALYRAKAQGRDRLVLADCD is encoded by the coding sequence ATGACCGATTCCGAGCTCCCCCGCCAAGCCACTACCTTCGCCCTTTGGCGCGAGGCGCAGGACACCCGCGTACGCACCCGTCTCGGCGGCATCTACTACCTGCTGGCCTGGTTGCTGACCTGGGGCTTCAGCACTACCCCGGCAGCGATGCCGATCCTCGGTTCACTGGCCTCCGCCTTCTTTGCCCTGATGCTGGCCCTGCGCTGGCTGCACCGTCCGCCGATCCAGCAAACCAACGCCTGCCTGCAGAGCTGGATTGACCGCCACTGGGGACTGATCTTCATCACCTCGCTGGGCTGGGGCCTGGCCCATGCCTGGGCCCTGTATCGCCCGGAGTTCGCCCCATCCCGCCTGATCGCCACCCTCAGCACGGTGGCCTTCAGCACCGCCATGGCGTTCAACTTCTCGATGCGCAAAGGCCGCTGCATCGCCGCCATTCTGCTGCTTTATCTGCCGGGACTGCTGGCCCTGAGTCAGCTTGGCGACAGTCAGCATGCCCTGCTGGTGACCCTGGCCTTCTACCTCAGCTATCTGTTGCTGGCGCTTAACCGCAGCCACCGCGAATACCGCGCCACCCTGGCCCTGGAGCAGCAGTTGCTCGAGCAGCGCGAGCGCTTCGACCAGCTCAGCCGTACCGACAGCCTGACCCAGCTGGGCAACCGCCTGCAGTTCAACAACCTGTTTCCAGCGCTGATCGCCCGTGCCCAGCGCCAGGGCAGCCCGCTGTCGCTGGTGCTGCTGGATATCGACTTTTTCAAGCGCATCAACGACGAGCACGGCCATGCACTGGGCGACGCCTGCCTGAATGCCTTCGCCCAGCGCATGCGACGGATCTTCCGCCGCGACAGCGATGCCCTGCTGCGCCTGGGTGGCGAGGAGTTCGGCGTGCTGATGGCCGACACGCCGCTGGCGCAGGCCCAGGAACTGGCCGAACAGTTCCGCCTCGACCTGGCCGAGCATGGCCTGGAGATCGACGGCCAGCACCATCCGCTGACCACCAGCCTCGGTCTGGGCTGCTTCGACGCCAGCCGCGACGCCAGCCCCGAAGCCTTCTTCAAGCGGGTCGACGACGCGCTGTACCGGGCCAAGGCCCAGGGCCGCGACCGCCTGGTGCTGGCCGACTGCGACTGA